ATCAGTGCTTCTGCTCCAGCTATTTACTGCACTGAGTCATTCTGGTAAATGTTCTCTTAACAGGAAAATTGGATACAGTGAATGAACCTGCCGCTACCCACACATTCGTTCTAAACAGGATGCTGGAATAAAGCGTAGGTACAGTAACAGCCCATAGGACCGAGAGCGTGAACTGATGGGAGaagtgctgtgctgcccagcccaGTACCCAAGTCTCTATGGCCAGAGGAAGGTGACACTATCCCTAAATCAAAGGAAGTgaggagggaagaagggatgGGTGGCAGAGAACTGGGGAGAAGGCAGAAGAAGTGAGGAGTGGAAAGCAAACAGCGCAGAAACCAATCAAGTGAGATGCAGCAAGGGCTGAGCCTACATGAGAGTGTCACACAGGGAGGGGCTCCAGCCCAAAGAGGGCGGGGGAAGCCATTGTCCTAAAGGTTGCCCATGCAGACCCACACAGAGACCAGGAATAAAACCTCTCACTTGGTTCAGCTTTGCTATCATTGCACATAAGGGCAGGTCTTTCCTTAAGAGGCCTGTAGTGAACCAGCACCAAGAGGGAGCTTCAAGAACTGAGTCAGAACCCTTCCTAAAAACTTCCTTTTCCACATATCTCAGCAGCTGTGCTGATCCACTCCCTTCTCCAGCACAAGGCTCCTCCCATGCTCTGCCAGCCCATGGAAGACTCTGTACTGATTCCCAGCCCACAGACTGGGAGCACTAAACTGTGGCATGATGAAGTTGGCATCCACCTCCTAGTATCTCAACACCCTTCTGCAGCCTGAGCTAGAATCCTAGAGGACACCCAGGTTCCACACCTCCTCCCGCTCAGGGTTAGCATTATTTGCTTTGGCCAGCACGTGCACCCATTACAAAGTTTTCAACAGATTATAGTTGAACTGTAATAATTCTTTGTTTTGCATCTTTCACTACAAAGACACTTATCAGCTGAACTTTAAACCATCTCCCTGCTTATGGCATTTTAAGCGTAACTGATGCTTTTCCTAGAGTGCCTGTGATATATTCTTAAAGCCTCCTGGCTCTGTGATGTAGCCTGTGAGTGCAGGATACCCTCACTGGGGACACAAGGGACAATGCAtggttggggatggggggtgccAGAAGCAAAAACCTCAAAACTGTCAACATAATGATCAAATGTAAAACAAGCTGAGTGAGCAGCTGTAAATCAGACGCCTTGCTTTGCTCACAGAGAGCCTGACGCTAGTGACAGCAGCAAAACTCTAGTTCTTTTAAGAGCTTTCAGACACATCCAGATGAAATCCTCATCTGACTGTGCATCCTCCGCTATCCGGAAGAGGCTAAATTGTAGGGTTGGCCTCCAGGCCTGGCCCAGAGCAATGTAAGAAATGACTCAGCATAACCCATCTCTGGTTCAGCGCTCCCAGGTGGGGCCATACGGAGAACCCTGCTGTTCCCACCCCACACTTGTTATGTAGATTCACACACCCCTTACTTCTCCAGGAGGCAATCCAgcccctttcaccagcactaaattcacacaaaACATACAGAAATAAGCAGACTCCTCCAGTAAAACCACCTGAATTTGCCCTTCCAAGTACTTTGCTCTATGACcagacagggctgggggttctTCTTTGTCACTCAGCAGATTTGTTGGACTTTACCTCTTCCTCTGATGAATCTCACTTTCTATGTATCCTGGGGGTATTTTCAGCCACTCAGCGGCATCCATCGTTTGCCGGCCTAAAGGAAGCAATGGCAACTTTGCCTTATATAGGTCGTTCATTTCTTTGGCCGAGTATATTCTTCCTGTGGGGAGTTGAACAATACCGAATGTGAACAGCAGCACTACTGCTAGCCAGAATGGCTCTCGTCAGTGTGTGAAACGCTTCCGCGAATTGAAGAATATGGATGATATTAAGTACCTGTCTCACATTGCTGGATAAGCCCACCCTCAAGAAATCTTCCTTGTACCTCTTTTAACAGCGGATCGTGTAAAGGTGGAGTTGACACCTGTAATAAATGCAGTATTTCACACCCTGGCACCAAGAGAAGCACTTTAatttgaggggtttggagtggcACAGACAAAAGTTACATCTCAAAACACCCTGTGAGTAGGGAGGTGTCATTAGCTCTACTTtatggatgggaaactgaggcacaaaccaGTTAATAAcctgtttttcagaggtgttaagCAACCCAGCAATGCCGTGGCAAATTGAGAAGACAGCCAAAGCCTCAGTCTCCTGCGCTAAGCACCCTCTCATTACCTCTCCCATgttccaggtgctgtacacaagTATGGCAAAGTCTTTACAGGCTGCCCAAAGCATTAGAAATGGGGGTGCTGCTATTGGACCCACTAACAGTATCTATATCTGTAGGCTACAGTCAACTACATCTGGAGCAATCAGGCTTTCTCTAGGAAATTAAATTCCCACCAGAAACAAGCCACATGAAATGTAGGATTATTCATCCAGCAAGTCAGCCCAACAAGATTCAGTATTACGTACAAAACATGCCTAGCCTACTGTGAGACACACCAAGCCTTAATCAAAAGACTTTAGCCCAGGTGACCTTTGTAAATTTGAGTACCATAAAAAAATAACCTCTGAAATATTTAAACTCACCCAGCTGACTACTGAGTTTAGTATGGAAGGAACAGGGAATTGCTCTCCTGCTTCCACTAAAATCAACTGTCAAATTCTCCTTGACTTCAACAGCAGCAGGACTGGGACCCAGTTTTGTAAACTAATGCAAGTGGAAACGCCCTGAGCCAAACTGAACGACCATCTTGAGTATCACCAACCCTAAGAGCAACAAATCAGTAACAGCATGCGCTGGCTGCCTCGTTAGCCATTAGACTTTTCTTGATCAGAGGGTGTACCTAAAGCCAAAAAGCAGCACTCGGCTGTACCTTCAAGTAGGCGGGATGTGCATTCAGGAAGAGAGGGTCATACTCTGAAGCATCATAATCTTCCAAAGCCACCTTGCCCTGTGTGGGAAGCAAGCCATAGCTCAGGTCATGGTGCAGTGGCTGGAGTGCAGCAGGGCTGAGGCGTAGCTAGCACAGGTTACATGTACATTTACAGTGTCCTGTGGCTGGAGGAGTCTGTTATTGATGCAGCTCTAACTCCTCAGCAGCAGTTTCATGCCATCCCTTGCTTTGTATTTAATATTGATATCATAGTGGTGCATGGAGGCCTCAGATCAGGCTcagcattgtgctaggtgctgtacaaacacgtaCCCAGTGATGtgcctgccctggagagcttacaGTCTTAATGGCTAATCCCACGTGGAAGCACAGGCATAGTTTATGACGTCTCTGCTACTCTCTAAAGCATTGGTGCACAAGCCCCTCCATGTCCCTGCCACGCTGTTGTGAAGTGCAGCagagctcccttccccccaggcctAACTCAGCAGTCCAGCCGGAGATGGAAGTGACATCCACCGCTGCTGAAGAGCTGAGAGGTTTGAAAAAACGGAGCCCCCAATACCGGCCTGGTGCAGCTGAGCAGACCCTTGTCTTCAGCCAACTGTGGCCTGATGGAAGCAGAGCTGCTTCTATCTTCGGGCCATGACTGGCCATGTCGCCATTCATCCGCTACCCATGGCTTTGGCTGTGGGACTGGCGGGAAGGGGGGAGGTGAAagagtggggaggcagaggaaggctgGCTGgcgggatgggatggggggaaggagaggtggAGATTGGAGAACCAAtggagggacagggagagggggaaatgttGGCAGAgtcagagggggagggaggagcaaagctgtggggagagagctgGCAGAGatctggggagagggaaagactGAGATGGGGGCACTTGGAAGGTCAGGGAGGGGAGAGACCGGAGGAAGAGAGGGGGAGGCTGGatgaaaggggggaagggagcgaGTGACTGATAGAAAGGAGGGAGAACAGAGGGATGGAACGGGCAAGAGGCAGGGACaagtggtgggggggaagaggagagtgatagaagagtgaaagggaagggaggaagcatgCGTGGGGAGCGAGAGGGCGGGGGAGCCTGGAGGAAGAAGTGGGAGAATGGAGGGAGATTGATGGAGATGGAGAGAGGCATCGGGTTGATGACAGAGGGGCAGTgaggtggggcagcaggggggccaggagaagggaaaggctaatggcagggagagaaggagaaaaaggcAGGAAGAAAGAAATGGACAAAAAGGGAGAAAACATCAAAACAAGAAAGCTTTAAGGTGAGCCAGCATCAGGGATTTTATCTACACCACAGAAATGTCTCAGTCCCTCAAAGTGATTCAAAAATGGACACAGTGAATGCAAATTAATGCCCCACTGCTAATACAGGGCCATGCACTCAGGTAACCAAGAATAGGGGATTTTAGAGGGGTCACAGCCACAGGTTGTAGAGTAGGGCTGAAGTCCCCAAATTCATGATACAAGAGGGGAGCTGGGCTTTTCACTGTGGAAAATGTGCCATGGATTCCCTGAGAACTAAAAGGAAGTGGTGAATTGGTGATACCGGCCGGCAGGGTCATGATATGTTGGCAGGTTATTTACATCATCTTAGCCAGAGCAATGGCTCAGGGGCCTCAGCTTTTCCACCACACTTGGTATTTCCCTTCCAAGGATCTCAGTGTTTTTACAAGACTCACACCCCCACAAGGTAAAGCAGGTTATATAAGCCTCACTCCACCCACCACAGCCAGGCAGCCCCCTCTATAGCACAGTTTATAGGCATGGAGAATACTATACATAGCTGAAACTGTAGGGTGGAATTGCCTCACTTGGAATCTGGCTAAGTCACACTAGCTTTTATGAAAAAGGCCATGGTATTTTTAACAATCACAAGTGGCCAGGGTCTCATTCAGCAGCATGGCAATGGAGCGATAAGGACTCAGCAAGAAGAGTACCACCAACCAAGTAAtaaacaccacttcctgcagcacttgGGTGTTCCGTGGAGGAGTCCCATCCAAGTAGTGACCCAGCCCAGTTTGTGAGATCCTACTGGATCACATTCTGAGGTTGGCTGGCTGCAGACCTGAATATCGTATCTACAGTATATCCTGAACCCAGAGGTTCTGAATCCCATGCCTTCAGTGAAAAGTCTGACCAAGCCCTTCATCCTTccacaataaataaatgaatggaGTTCCATGCTGTTTACTGTGTGGGATGTTCTGATTAAACTGTAGAAACGGAGGTTCTGTTTGCTCTGTGTGGACTTTTAAAGCTTCCATGTCACTTTTCATATGCATCTCAAACTCTATGACCAAAGTTTCACTACTGTAGCACAGTGTGCCTATTGCCTACTGCTCTCACACCCAGCTGGCTGCATTACCATGATGCTGTATGGGTAGAGCTCCTAAAAAACTTGTTTCCTTTGActgaaaagacattttataagTGTAAATGATTATTTCACCAGTAGTAGATGAAGTGACTGTTCTAACTGTTTTGTGCATCCAAGTTACGTAGGAAGGATGACTGGAAGGAACCCCCTAGATCATAAATTCCAGTATCCTGCTGTACAAGCAACCCGGTCATTTAATCCTGTTCATAAACTTCTCAAGCTGTGTCTTAATACTCATTGTTTGCCCCCACTACCCCTACTGGGAGGCTGCACCAGAACCttcctcctctgatggttagacaccttcttctaatttccagcctaagtttactcatggccagtttatatctgtttgttcttgtgccaacacttTCCTTTATCTTAAATAGGTCTTTAACCTCCCTGGCATTTACCCgcttgatgtatttatagagagcaatcatatcccctctgagCCCTCATTTTGCTAGTCTAGATAAGCTAATCTCTTTTAGTCTCCTCTCAGAAAGTATGCTccccattcccctgatcatcctaaaactccttctctgcacctatttaaatttatctttcttgaacatgagtGACCAGCCCTATAcacattattccagatgagaGTTTACCAATGTCTTGTACAATGCCATTAATatggctctctctctctagtggatTGCATTTTCCTTTCTTATGGCCACATTACGTTGGTGGCTCGTAGTCATCCTGTGACTGACTAATACACTCAGgtctttctctgcctctgttgtTTCTAACTGATGAGGCCCCAATTTACAGCAGAAATTCTTATAGTCTCTAAATGCATTACATTGAACTTTGTACtttttaatttcatcccatttctattactctggTGATCTAGGTCATCCAATTCTTCCTGTACAATTTTGCAATActcctctgtattgacaatgcttcccaactttgtgtcatcagTAAATTTCATTAGCgcactcctacttcttgtgccaaggtcattaaagcaaatattaaataagatcGGTCTCAAGACCCATTGACGCTTGAGGAACtctactagtaacctccctccagcccaatAGTTCTCCATGGCACGtgcacatcttgaatactgcatgcagatgtggttgcccatctcaaaaatatatattggaattggaaaagattcagaaaagggcaacaaaaatgattaggggtatggaacagcttccctattaggagagattaataaaactgggacttttcatctcgGAAAAGAGACtattaaggggagatatgatagaggtctataaaacgatgactggtgtggagaaagtaaaaaagaaagtgttatttattccttctcataatacaagaactaggggtcaccaaattaaatgaataggcagcaggtttaaaacaaacaaaaggaagtattttttcacacaactcacagtcagtctgtggaagttgccagaggatgttgtgaaggccaagacagggttcaaaaaagaactagatgagttcatggaggataggtccatcaatggctattagccacgatgggcagcgatggtgtccctagtctctgtttgccagaggctgggaatgggtgacagaggatggatcacttgatgattacctgttctattcattccctccggggctcctggcattggccactgtcggaagacaggatattgggctagatggtctCCTTTCAGCCCAACCCATTGTTATCTCAttttagccagttccttacccaTGTAGTATGCATCAAATGCTCTCCTGAAGACCAGACAGATTAGAGCTACTGCATGTCCttgctcttttaaaataatttatcttaCACAAGAAAGATATCTAGTTAGTGTGCACATCCTATCTTTGGGAAAACCATGTTGAATTTTATTCCATTTTCCATTTACCTCCATATCTTTAATTACTCTTTCCTTcagaatttgttctaaaaccttgcaTACTTATTGAGGTCAGACTAACTGGTCTATAGTTGACAATTTTCCCTTTTTGCCCTTTCTTTAATATAAGTATTACAtatgctattctccagtcatatggtaccaTCCCAGATTTGATAGGTTTATTAAAAATCCTCGCTATTAGATTAGCAATCTCATGTGCCAGTTTTTTAAGTATTCTGGGATGGAGATTATCCAATTCCTCTGATATCAGCGCAGTAAACTCTTATGAGTTTTGCTTTCATCTCTCATGTGTTAATTTCCATTTCTATACACTTATTCCCATCAGCCATTCTACCTTCACCCTAATACTCTATATTATCATTTGGTGCCATATGTGTCTTATCCTTAATCTCCACCCTATCCTCGCTGCACAGAGGCCCCATTTCTTCCTCCCTTGTTCTCTTTTCATTTCTATGTCCGAAGAAtctttcattatttgtattaattcCTTTCGCAAGCTCTAACTCAGCTTGCTTTTTGGCtattctcactttatccctacactttgATCAGCAAGACATAAGTTTCTTTTTTGATCAATCCTGTCTTCCATTCTTTTTAGGGTCTTTGCTTACTCTTAATATCCTTTTTGAGGTGATTACTCATCCAGTTAGGTCTGGAGTGCTGCCCTAcatgttttttccccttgcttggaaCTCAAATTCCAAATAGTTTTTGCATCTTTGACTTTAAGAAAGTCCAAGCCTTCTCCATATTTAAATcctgagctcttcagtccagttgACTTTACTAATTATGTTTCTTAAAGTCTCTTGAGAAACCTTAGTTACTGACCTATTTTTGATGATCCTTCCTTTTAATTTAAACTGACTTAATTTGTGATCACTTGACCCAAGGTTATATTCTACAGCCAACTCTTCTATGATGTTCTCAGTACTTAACCAAAATTAAGTCTAAAACAGCATCACTTCTTGTTGGTTCAGTAActgtttggtgaagaaatctgtcattTACTACATTCAGTTCATGAACCACAGAATGAATTTAACAGTTTTCTGTTAAGAGACACTAAAGTGTaactgagtaacagccgtgttagtctgtattcgcaaaaagaaaaggagtacttgtggcaccttagagactaaccaatttgagcatgagctttcgtgagctacagctcacttcatcggatgcataccgtggaaactgcagtagactttatatacacacagagatcaaagtgaccactctccctacaatgtgtgttttctcaccctccacccccccccacacacacacaaactcactctcctgcctgtagggagagtggtcactttggatgagctattaccagcaggatagtgagtttgtgtgtgtgtgttttttggagggaggtgagggggtgagagaacctggatttgtgcaggaaatggcccaccttgattatcatgcacattgtgtagagagttgtcactttggatgggctattacgagcaggagagtgagtttgtgtgtgggggggtggagggtgagaaaacctggatttgtgctggaaatggcccaacttgatgatcactttagataagctattaccagcaggacagtggggtgggaggaggtattgtttcatgatctctgtgtgtatataatgtctgctgcagtttccacggtatgcatccgatgaagtgagctgtagctcacgaaagctcatgctcaaataaattggttcgtctctaaggtgccacaagtcctccttttcttaaagtgTAACTCTAGCAGCAGCTATCCTGTGTGTTCAAAGCGCCCACTAGCAGTGTGAAATTTACAAAAGAATTATATTTTCTACCCTGAGCATAATTAGTTTTGAGTATTAAGCCATTCGAAACAAGGCACCTAAGTCACTGAGTGTTTTTAAAGCCCTGTGCAACCCTAAAGTAATTGGTAACGTCACTCTATCTATAATTAAGATATTACATTGGCACTGCCTCAGCCTGTGGTCCTACTGCTTCGCAGAACAGATAGAGCACAGAAGTGAGTGCTTCCCCACGCTGCTCTGACAATATGTTGCAAAACCACCCTGGAAAAACTCTGGAGGGGTGAGAGTATAGTTCAGTCTCTGTtgacccattcagtccttgacctCTTCTGGGGAGGACTGTTTAGCACATGGTTTTCACGCTAAACATTTCACACCCCACTAAGCAAAACCCACCATTTTCTCATTACAGCAAATCCAGTTTGGAATCATTTCATATGTATCTGGTACACTGGACAATCCaatcattcagattttttttaccaTATTACCTTAATACAATAGTGATTAGTTTAAACCACAATTATGTTGTTAGCAAGAAAAAAAGATCAGTTACAAACAAGACTAATGCAGATCCCAAGGGTGTGCCACAGTGTGTCAGCAATGGGTGGTTTTGCCAGCAACCCTCAATGTGCAACCCATACAATGATAAAATCATTATGGATACCTTCTTATTACAGTAGTTTAAATATAGAGAGAGCTGCTTTCGTTTCCTTTCCTCTATTTCTTCACTTGACTGGCTGTCAACTTTGTCCTCAATTTTCTGCAGCAATGGCTCTGAAACACACTCCAGCCATTTCTTGTACTGGATCTCCTTCTTTCTCAGCTCTAAGAAATCTCTGTGTTTCAAATACTTGTCCACCTCCTACATGACAGAGAGGCAGAGGATATTAATGTATTTAGGTAACCTAGTAAGCACTCATCTTTCAGAGCTATCGGAAGTCTATACAGAAAACAGAATCCAAATGTGGTAGGGTGAATGGAAGGGTAGGTGGAAATGGGCAGTTAAGTGACCAAACAGAAAGACCCAATATAAATGTTGATCTTCTAAGCAAGCGACTGGTTGTAAGCCCATTTTTAGGGTCCCATCTTCAATGCAACCTCCTTTCAGAGGCCTGTGTGGTGGCCTAGCAAAAGGGTGGTGCTAAATAGGCTGTGAATCCATAGCAAATTCAGCATTAAGCAGAGCACTAATTTACCATAAACTTTTAATCTCTTTCCCAGAGCATCAGGCCACATGGCGTATGGGGCTGCAGGGCAACGTGAGGTGCAAGAGACTGTGATGTAGCACAGAAGGGAAAAGCCAGAAAATATGGGGGCAAGTGAATACAGAGAGAAGCGGTGGGGGACAGGTGAACTGTGGGCAGGGACATGGAAGAATGCCCAGCCTGGATAGTTAGGGCTAGGGGATAAAATGTCAGCATCCAAAGAGCTAGAATAGGGTGAGCTAAGTTCTCTCTGAGCAGTGAACAGGGAGGCCTGTATTTTTGTATGCTTATTTAAGGTTGAATCTGAAATGATCCCACACCCCAAAGGTGGAAAAATCAGAGGGCAGGTGAAAAACATCTCAAGGTTTTAAGCCAATCTTATGATTTGGGAGTCTAACTTGATTGTGGAATGCTAGGGATTGGCACCATAGACAGCAGGAGCTATGAGTGACCAAGAGGACAGATAAATCTATAGCAGCAAAAATGAAAACCTGGCAGCCTATGGAGAAAGTAGCACAGAGGAAGACATGGGTCATAACATCAGAGCTCAGGTAGCTGTAGGTAAAATTACACATTTCTTTCAGTGAGGAAAGAAAGGCACAAGGACTCAACTAAAgatatggggtctaaattacagTGATGAAAATCTATTTACTCTGATTCACACTGGAATATTTGAGAGAATTTAGCTCAAAGGTCACATATCTTGAGATAACTGGTCTTATGATACGACCGACAACTGACATTTTACCATCAACTGTTGATGGGCAGAGAAATTTTGACACCCACATGTTCTCTTGTGTAGTTATCAAGATATAGTAAAAAGGACAAATATATATTCCTTACCTTTACAAAATAATTTTCTCTGTCCAAGATGGACTGGGTAGCAGCAATAATATCTTGGCCTTCATTAGATACTGCCTAACAAAATACCAGCAAAACTGGGAAGTAAAAATGCTGAATAAAAAAGAATCATTAGAATTAACTCTGAATTCAGAATAATAATGATCAGACTAAGTTCTCTGATCAGCAAAGATGGAAGGGCTGATGGCACTCTTAGGCATTGTGTTTAGATGCTCAGATGAGCATGGGAAGGAAAAGCAGATAAGAAGATAAAAGAGGAAAGATAGCATCAGTTCAAGTATGAGAAAAAAATATGGGAGAACTCCCTCCTGAGAAGAAAACCTCCTAGGAAGATTTAATCTTACGGtgcatttcctttttctcttcctaGCTTATTAACCCATCTGTATTGTAAACCccaaatatttatttacacaaaGTTCCCTCCATACCTCCCAACTAAACACCCCCATCCCTCAACTCAATCCACATCCTTGAAAATAAGAACAGGGAGGAGCTGTTATCACCACATTGTCAATTACAGCACACcataaactttaaaaagaaaagtttaaattCCTAACCTTCAATTGAACTGATGTTCTCAATCtagtttttaaatgaagagttCCTAATCTAGTACCATAATCACTGCAAGTACCCTTATTAGCAGTCTCAGCACAGAGGCCAAGGAATGAACGCACAACAGAGACTGAACAAATCTCTCACTCATAGAAGTGGTCCCTTCAGAGCATGGTTGAGGCACACAGGCGAGGAAGCTATGGGATAGACAGAGGACTGGTCTCCAGGACTTTTACAGtactgaattaatttaaaaaaagaaaacaactctACATTTTACAGGAAAGATTCTAACAGCAAACTTTAAACTTCACCTTTAAAATCCACGATAAATGTTTCGCATTTCAGTGAACTTGTCAGTTTCAGACTCAAACTGCACAGGGTACTGTGCCTAAGAGCCAGAGAGGTGGTAAAGAGCTAAAGGCTGGCCTACATTGGACAAGTTGCCTCAGTGTAATTAACTCAACTTAAAATCAATTCAATTTCATTGATGCAAACTGCTAGTGTAGATACACACAAACTGATTGAAATCTCACATCGGCTTAGCTTAAACCAACCTACCTAAGGCTTACATTAACCTGATATATGCAAGGTTTAAACTAGTTTAAGTGTATTTACATTAAGGGTTTGCACCAGTATAACCTGATCAATTTTAAATCATTGTAGTTACACCAGGACAACACTTTGAGTGTAGACCAAAGCCAGAGAGAGGCTGAAATGTTATTCTTCACTCACCTTGCTGCCTTTCATGGCTACTGCAGATGATTTCACAAACCAACTCTATTGCAATCCTTATGCACCATTTAAGAATGAAGTTTTAGTATTAATTTATAATTTTCTGGGTAATGTTGGTTTACACCTCATGTGCTGATGGTACCACATCATTGATGGAACACAGCTGAGGTGTTTGGAGCTGGCCTATGCAAGTAAAGAAAGAGCCTCCCACCTTCCATGATTCTTCAAAGTTCTATATTATTTTATATCCCAATGTGTataaatctgtttctttatttttaactttgaaaaaCCACACTATGTTGTTTAAAAAGACATCTGCCTCAGCTCTGTAGACTGGTTTCATGCTTCAGCAGGGTTCTCTTACTGATGTGATATCAGCAGAAC
This genomic window from Eretmochelys imbricata isolate rEreImb1 chromosome 3, rEreImb1.hap1, whole genome shotgun sequence contains:
- the FAM228B gene encoding protein FAM228B isoform X2: MKRLGLELPWERGTRNHHKGGGIRASQSLTLAALSSGRPDLITSLEARRGSLDQDWLLRVYCPGSQSIYDVQTPEQPCSGAPNMRGSDNHWLLKLKCPRSQTEYDLQTPEQEVDKYLKHRDFLELRKKEIQYKKWLECVSEPLLQKIEDKVDSQSSEEIEERKRKQLSLYLNYCNKKGKVALEDYDASEYDPLFLNAHPAYLKVSTPPLHDPLLKEVQGRFLEGGLIQQCETGRIYSAKEMNDLYKAKLPLLPLGRQTMDAAEWLKIPPGYIESEIHQRKRRSAKRNHNAGTLDFKAWADRTCPPTLWKEEMYIY